One part of the Aurantibacillus circumpalustris genome encodes these proteins:
- the lpdA gene encoding dihydrolipoyl dehydrogenase has translation MEKFDVTIIGAGPGGYVAAIRCAQLGMKTALVEKYASLGGTCLNVGCIPSKALLDSSEHFYNAVHHFEEHGIDVKAPKVNLKQMIERKRGVVKMTVDGINFLMKKNKITVYTGHGSFISKNTIEILKADGSKEQIETGKTIIATGSKPSSLPGIEIDKKRVITSTEALEMTEVPKNLIIIGGGVIGLELGSVYGRLGSKVTVVEFMDRIIPGMDGALSKELQRVLKKNLGFEFLLKHKVTGVKASAKEVTVSMLNAKDEKIEIKGDYCLVSVGRKPYTDNLGLEKAGVKVDNRGRIETDDHLKTNIDGIYAIGDVVKGAMLAHKAEEEGTFVAEQIAGQKPHINYNLIPGVVYTWPEVAAVGYTEEQLKEQGKKYKVGSFPFKASGRARASMDTDGFVKVLTDEATDEILGVHMIGPRTADMIAEAVVAMEFRASAEDVSRMSHAHPTFTESMKEACLDATGKRAIHI, from the coding sequence ATGGAAAAATTTGATGTAACAATTATTGGTGCAGGTCCTGGTGGATATGTGGCAGCAATTCGTTGTGCGCAGTTAGGCATGAAAACTGCTTTGGTTGAGAAATATGCTTCTCTTGGAGGTACTTGTTTGAATGTAGGTTGTATTCCTTCAAAAGCTTTACTTGATTCAAGCGAGCATTTTTATAATGCTGTTCACCATTTTGAAGAGCATGGTATTGACGTAAAAGCTCCAAAAGTGAATTTAAAACAAATGATAGAGCGCAAACGTGGCGTTGTGAAAATGACTGTTGATGGCATCAATTTTTTGATGAAGAAAAATAAAATTACCGTTTACACTGGGCATGGTTCGTTTATTTCAAAAAACACCATCGAGATTTTAAAAGCAGACGGTAGCAAAGAACAAATCGAAACTGGAAAAACTATTATCGCAACGGGTTCAAAACCTTCTAGTTTACCAGGTATTGAAATTGATAAAAAAAGAGTGATTACTTCTACTGAGGCATTAGAAATGACAGAAGTTCCGAAAAATCTCATTATTATTGGTGGTGGCGTTATTGGTTTGGAGTTAGGAAGTGTTTACGGACGTTTGGGAAGCAAAGTTACAGTAGTAGAATTTATGGACCGTATCATTCCTGGAATGGACGGTGCATTGAGCAAAGAATTACAACGTGTATTGAAAAAGAATTTAGGTTTTGAGTTTTTATTGAAACATAAAGTTACTGGTGTGAAAGCAAGCGCTAAAGAGGTAACCGTTAGTATGCTAAATGCTAAAGATGAGAAAATAGAAATAAAAGGAGATTATTGTCTTGTTTCGGTTGGAAGAAAACCTTATACGGATAATTTGGGATTAGAAAAAGCTGGGGTAAAGGTGGATAACCGTGGTAGAATTGAAACCGACGATCATTTAAAAACAAATATTGATGGCATTTATGCGATTGGAGATGTTGTAAAGGGCGCCATGTTAGCGCACAAAGCAGAAGAAGAAGGAACTTTTGTAGCTGAACAAATCGCAGGACAAAAACCGCATATCAATTACAACTTAATTCCGGGTGTTGTTTATACTTGGCCGGAAGTTGCGGCAGTTGGTTATACTGAAGAACAATTAAAAGAACAAGGTAAAAAATACAAAGTTGGTTCCTTTCCATTTAAAGCAAGCGGAAGGGCAAGAGCCAGTATGGATACTGATGGTTTTGTAAAAGTTTTAACCGACGAAGCTACAGATGAAATTCTGGGAGTTCACATGATTGGTCCGCGTACGGCTGACATGATTGCCGAAGCAGTTGTTGCAATGGAATTCAGAGCAAGCGCGGAAGACGTGTCCAGAATGAGTCATGCACATCCTACTTTTACCGAAAGTATGAAAGAGGCTTGTTTAGACGCAACAGGAAAAAGAGCAATACACATTTAA
- the purE gene encoding 5-(carboxyamino)imidazole ribonucleotide mutase, with product MSNTKVGIIMGSNSDLPVMQAAVDILKQFDIAFEIDIVSAHRTPEKMFDYAKNAHGRGLQVIIAGAGGAAHLPGMVASLTPLPVIGVPVKSSNSIDGWDSLLSIVQMPNGVPVATVAVNAAQNAGILAAQIIGCSDKKILDKMIAFKQGLKEKVIKASDDMKK from the coding sequence ATGAGCAATACAAAAGTTGGAATTATTATGGGCAGCAACAGTGATCTGCCAGTCATGCAGGCAGCGGTCGATATTCTAAAACAATTTGATATTGCTTTTGAAATTGATATAGTTTCAGCCCACCGCACTCCAGAAAAAATGTTTGATTATGCTAAGAATGCACACGGTAGAGGCTTGCAAGTGATTATCGCTGGGGCTGGTGGCGCAGCGCATCTTCCAGGAATGGTAGCATCTCTTACACCACTTCCTGTAATTGGTGTGCCGGTAAAAAGCAGTAATAGCATTGACGGTTGGGACAGCTTACTAAGTATTGTTCAAATGCCAAATGGTGTTCCTGTTGCAACCGTTGCGGTAAACGCAGCACAAAACGCCGGAATTCTTGCTGCACAAATAATTGGATGTTCTGATAAAAAGATACTTGATAAAATGATTGCCTTTAAACAAGGATTAAAAGAAAAAGTGATAA